From a region of the Mercurialis annua linkage group LG1-X, ddMerAnnu1.2, whole genome shotgun sequence genome:
- the LOC126673897 gene encoding uncharacterized protein LOC126673897 isoform X1 translates to MCETVQEIAIYIHKFHNLDLFQQGFYQIKVSMRWEDHEYASLGTPARVVQYEAHDLDSKEIGGAWKINDIDNSFLTQPFPIKYARQDVCLSVMVSFVLSLCNNKVPPTSAVILKFELMQAPVAEDRLESVAFLEASSVAVHEFRIPPKALLGLHSYCPIHFDVFHAVLVEASVHVSILKSGYYSKLSSDPYTLEDLAGEIIDRSNQPVGPGAFASMNQIMDVKSLLVSRDALLEELQRLSKSIDQVIDLTDFVSKMNNVKMFDSILRADLGNVYGELGGRGKLHNNFEKANGTQGDRIPYFLAKEAVVQIFHLLGAQLSYLWSTFLQFHRANKTKILEFLRDAWAKDRRAEWSIWMVYSKVEMPHHYISSGNHDSSHHIVDKRVSNFWKLADDPVQIAATRAELHRRSIGQMKINTRSIQDMYIFGDPLRIPIIFVERVINAPRRTFSENSYFRNLDMLDSPGLVSGPGTEALKKFPRGISRKRRRELKIVVFVHGFQGHHLDLRLVRNQWLLIDPKIEVLMSQVNEEKTSGDFREMGLRLAEEVISFLRRKVEKFSKSGGLREIRISFVGHSIGNVIIRAALAERTMEPFRRYLYTYVSISGPQLGYLYSSNSLFNSGMWFMKKFKGTQCIHQLTFTDDPIFQKTFFYKLCEKKTLENFRHIILISSPQDGYVPYHSSRLELCRSASMDYSKKGRAFLEMLNNCLDQIRAPTSDQRVFMRCDVNFDTSSYGKNFNSFIGRAAHIEFLESDVFVRFIMWSFPELFR, encoded by the exons ATGTGCGAAACTGTTCAAGAAATTGCCATTTACATCCATAAGTTTCACAACCTTGACCTTTTTCAACAAGG ATTCTATCAAATCAAGGTTAGCATGAGATGGGAAGACCATGAATATGCTTCTTTGGGAACTCCTGCTAGGGTTGTTCAATATGAAG CTCATGATTTGGATTCGAAGGAAATTGGTGGGGCATGGAAGATAAATGACATAGACAATAGTTTTTTAACACAGCCTTTTCCAATTAAATACGCGAGGCAAGATGTTTGTTTATCAGTCATGGTCTCATTCGTTCTATCTCTTTGTAATAATAAG GTTCCACCCACATCTGCTGTTATTTTGAAATTCGAGCTCATGCAAGCCCCCGTGGCAGAGGATAG GCTTGAGTCTGTAGCATTTCTGGAAGCTTCTTCTGTTGCTGTTCATGAATTTAGAATTCCTCCTAAAGCTCTTCTGGGATTGCATTCTTACTGCCCTATCCATTTTGATGTATTTCATGCTGTGCTAGTCGAAGCAAGTGTTCATGTCAGTATACTTAAATCAGGCTATTACTCGAAGTTATCCAG TGATCCTTACACACTTGAAGATCTTGCTGGTGAAATTATTGATAGGTCCAATCAA CCAGTGGGCCCAGGAGCCTTTGCAAGCATGAATCAGATTATGGATGTTAAATCATTGTTAGTTTCTCGTGATGCTTTACTCGAAGAGCTACAGAGACTTAGCAAATCTATTGACCAAGTAATTGATTTAACTGATTTTGTATCCAAAATGAATAATGTGAAGATGTTCGATTCCATCTTGCGAGCAGACTTGGGTAATGTATATGGTGAACTTGGCGGGCGAGGCAAGCTACATAACAATTTTGAG AAAGCAAATGGCACCCAAGGTGATAGGATACCCTACTTCTTAGCCAAGGAAGCTGTGGTGCAAATATTTCATTTATTGGGTGCTCAGTTGTCATACTTATGGAGCACATTTCTGCAGTTCCACAG GGCAAACAAAACAAAGATACTGGAATTTTTGCGTGATGCATGGGCTAAGGATCGCAGAGCTGAATGGTCAATATGGATGGTGTACTCTAAGGTTGAGATGCCTCATCATTACATAAGTAGTGGAAATCATGATTCTTCCCACCATATTGTTGACAAAAGAGTTTCAAATTTCTGGAAGTTAGCTGATGAT CCTGTCCAGATTGCAGCTACACGAGCTGAGCTTCATCGACGGAGTATTGGCCAAATGAAG ATTAATACTCGGTCAATTCAAGACATGTATATTTTTGGAGATCCTTTGCGAATTCCTATAATCTTTGTGGAGCGCGTCATAAATGCACCACGACGTACCTTTAGTGAAAATTCTTACTTTAGAAATTTGGACATGTTAGATTCACCGGGCTTAGTCAGCGGACCTGGTACTGAAGCATTGAAGAAGTTTCCTCGTGGTATTTCACGAAAAAGAAGACGCGAGTTAAAAATTGTTGTCTTCGTACATGGTTTTCAG GGGCATCATCTGGATTTACGACTTGTTCGAAATCAATGGCTTTTGATAGACCCAAAGATAGAAGTTCTTATGTCACAGGTAAATGAAGAAAAAACATCTGGAGACTTCAGAGAAATGGGACTTAGGCTGGCAGAGGAAGTGATCTCTTTCCTTAGAAGGAAAGTTGAAAAGTTCTCAAAATCTGGTGGTCTAAGAGAAATCAGGATTAGCTTTGTTGGGCATTCTATTGGAAATGTCATTATAAGAGCAGCATTAGCAG AGCGCACCATGGAACCATTCCGAAGATACCTCTACACATATGTTTCTATATCTGGTCCTCAGTTGGGGTATCTTTATAGTTCAAACTCTTTATTCAATTCCGGGATGTGGTTTATGAAGAAATTCAAGGGAACACAATGCATTCATCAGCTTACTTTCACGGATGACCCAATTTTCCAAAAAACTTTTTTCTACAAACTTTGTGAG AAGAAGACATTAGAGAATTTCAGACATATAATACTGATTTCTTCTCCTCAG GATGGTTATGTGCCATATCATTCATCGAGACTTGAATTATGTCGATCTGCTTCCATGGATTACTCGAAAAAAGGCAGAGCATTCCTGGAGATGCTGAACAATTGCTTGGATCAGATACGGGCCCCAACGTCCGATCAACGGGTGTTCATGCGCTGTGATGTTAACTTTGACACCTCTTCCTATGGCAAGAACTTTAATTCATTCATCGGGCGGGCAGCTCATATAGAGTTCCTGGAGTCTGATGTTTTTGTACGGTTCATAATGTGGTCTTTTCCGGAACTATTTCGTTAA
- the LOC126673897 gene encoding uncharacterized protein LOC126673897 isoform X2 — translation MCETVQEIAIYIHKFHNLDLFQQGFYQIKVSMRWEDHEYASLGTPARVVQYEAHDLDSKEIGGAWKINDIDNSFLTQPFPIKYARQDVCLSVMVSFVLSLCNNKVPPTSAVILKFELMQAPVAEDRLESVAFLEASSVAVHEFRIPPKALLGLHSYCPIHFDVFHAVLVEASVHVSILKSGYYSKLSSDPYTLEDLAGEIIDRSNQPVGPGAFASMNQIMDVKSLLVSRDALLEELQRLSKSIDQVIDLTDFVSKMNNVKMFDSILRADLGNVYGELGGRGKLHNNFEKANGTQGDRIPYFLAKEAVVQIFHLLGAQLSYLWSTFLQFHRANKTKILEFLRDAWAKDRRAEWSIWMVYSKVEMPHHYISSGNHDSSHHIVDKRVSNFWKLADDPVQIAATRAELHRRSIGQMKINTRSIQDMYIFGDPLRIPIIFVERVINAPRRTFSENSYFRNLDMLDSPGLVSGPGTEALKKFPRGISRKRRRELKIVVFVHGFQVNEEKTSGDFREMGLRLAEEVISFLRRKVEKFSKSGGLREIRISFVGHSIGNVIIRAALAERTMEPFRRYLYTYVSISGPQLGYLYSSNSLFNSGMWFMKKFKGTQCIHQLTFTDDPIFQKTFFYKLCEKKTLENFRHIILISSPQDGYVPYHSSRLELCRSASMDYSKKGRAFLEMLNNCLDQIRAPTSDQRVFMRCDVNFDTSSYGKNFNSFIGRAAHIEFLESDVFVRFIMWSFPELFR, via the exons ATGTGCGAAACTGTTCAAGAAATTGCCATTTACATCCATAAGTTTCACAACCTTGACCTTTTTCAACAAGG ATTCTATCAAATCAAGGTTAGCATGAGATGGGAAGACCATGAATATGCTTCTTTGGGAACTCCTGCTAGGGTTGTTCAATATGAAG CTCATGATTTGGATTCGAAGGAAATTGGTGGGGCATGGAAGATAAATGACATAGACAATAGTTTTTTAACACAGCCTTTTCCAATTAAATACGCGAGGCAAGATGTTTGTTTATCAGTCATGGTCTCATTCGTTCTATCTCTTTGTAATAATAAG GTTCCACCCACATCTGCTGTTATTTTGAAATTCGAGCTCATGCAAGCCCCCGTGGCAGAGGATAG GCTTGAGTCTGTAGCATTTCTGGAAGCTTCTTCTGTTGCTGTTCATGAATTTAGAATTCCTCCTAAAGCTCTTCTGGGATTGCATTCTTACTGCCCTATCCATTTTGATGTATTTCATGCTGTGCTAGTCGAAGCAAGTGTTCATGTCAGTATACTTAAATCAGGCTATTACTCGAAGTTATCCAG TGATCCTTACACACTTGAAGATCTTGCTGGTGAAATTATTGATAGGTCCAATCAA CCAGTGGGCCCAGGAGCCTTTGCAAGCATGAATCAGATTATGGATGTTAAATCATTGTTAGTTTCTCGTGATGCTTTACTCGAAGAGCTACAGAGACTTAGCAAATCTATTGACCAAGTAATTGATTTAACTGATTTTGTATCCAAAATGAATAATGTGAAGATGTTCGATTCCATCTTGCGAGCAGACTTGGGTAATGTATATGGTGAACTTGGCGGGCGAGGCAAGCTACATAACAATTTTGAG AAAGCAAATGGCACCCAAGGTGATAGGATACCCTACTTCTTAGCCAAGGAAGCTGTGGTGCAAATATTTCATTTATTGGGTGCTCAGTTGTCATACTTATGGAGCACATTTCTGCAGTTCCACAG GGCAAACAAAACAAAGATACTGGAATTTTTGCGTGATGCATGGGCTAAGGATCGCAGAGCTGAATGGTCAATATGGATGGTGTACTCTAAGGTTGAGATGCCTCATCATTACATAAGTAGTGGAAATCATGATTCTTCCCACCATATTGTTGACAAAAGAGTTTCAAATTTCTGGAAGTTAGCTGATGAT CCTGTCCAGATTGCAGCTACACGAGCTGAGCTTCATCGACGGAGTATTGGCCAAATGAAG ATTAATACTCGGTCAATTCAAGACATGTATATTTTTGGAGATCCTTTGCGAATTCCTATAATCTTTGTGGAGCGCGTCATAAATGCACCACGACGTACCTTTAGTGAAAATTCTTACTTTAGAAATTTGGACATGTTAGATTCACCGGGCTTAGTCAGCGGACCTGGTACTGAAGCATTGAAGAAGTTTCCTCGTGGTATTTCACGAAAAAGAAGACGCGAGTTAAAAATTGTTGTCTTCGTACATGGTTTTCAG GTAAATGAAGAAAAAACATCTGGAGACTTCAGAGAAATGGGACTTAGGCTGGCAGAGGAAGTGATCTCTTTCCTTAGAAGGAAAGTTGAAAAGTTCTCAAAATCTGGTGGTCTAAGAGAAATCAGGATTAGCTTTGTTGGGCATTCTATTGGAAATGTCATTATAAGAGCAGCATTAGCAG AGCGCACCATGGAACCATTCCGAAGATACCTCTACACATATGTTTCTATATCTGGTCCTCAGTTGGGGTATCTTTATAGTTCAAACTCTTTATTCAATTCCGGGATGTGGTTTATGAAGAAATTCAAGGGAACACAATGCATTCATCAGCTTACTTTCACGGATGACCCAATTTTCCAAAAAACTTTTTTCTACAAACTTTGTGAG AAGAAGACATTAGAGAATTTCAGACATATAATACTGATTTCTTCTCCTCAG GATGGTTATGTGCCATATCATTCATCGAGACTTGAATTATGTCGATCTGCTTCCATGGATTACTCGAAAAAAGGCAGAGCATTCCTGGAGATGCTGAACAATTGCTTGGATCAGATACGGGCCCCAACGTCCGATCAACGGGTGTTCATGCGCTGTGATGTTAACTTTGACACCTCTTCCTATGGCAAGAACTTTAATTCATTCATCGGGCGGGCAGCTCATATAGAGTTCCTGGAGTCTGATGTTTTTGTACGGTTCATAATGTGGTCTTTTCCGGAACTATTTCGTTAA
- the LOC126673897 gene encoding uncharacterized protein LOC126673897 isoform X4 codes for MCETVQEIAIYIHKFHNLDLFQQGFYQIKVSMRWEDHEYASLGTPARVVQYEAHDLDSKEIGGAWKINDIDNSFLTQPFPIKYARQDVCLSVMVSFVLSLCNNKVPPTSAVILKFELMQAPVAEDRLESVAFLEASSVAVHEFRIPPKALLGLHSYCPIHFDVFHAVLVEASVHVSILKSGYYSKLSSDPYTLEDLAGEIIDRSNQPVGPGAFASMNQIMDVKSLLVSRDALLEELQRLSKSIDQVIDLTDFVSKMNNVKMFDSILRADLGNVYGELGGRGKLHNNFEKANGTQGDRIPYFLAKEAVVQIFHLLGAQLSYLWSTFLQFHRANKTKILEFLRDAWAKDRRAEWSIWMVYSKVEMPHHYISSGNHDSSHHIVDKRVSNFWKLADDPVQIAATRAELHRRSIGQMKINTRSIQDMYIFGDPLRIPIIFVERVINAPRRTFSENSYFRNLDMLDSPGLVSGPGTEALKKFPRGISRKRRRELKIVVFVHGFQGHHLDLRLVRNQWLLIDPKIEVLMSQVNEEKTSGDFREMGLRLAEEVISFLRRKVEKFSKSGGLREIRISFVGHSIGNVIIRAALAERTMEPFRRYLYTYVSISGPQLGYLYSSNSLFNSGMWFMKKFKGTQCIHQLTFTDDPIFQKTFFYKLCEKKTLENFRHIILISSPQVP; via the exons ATGTGCGAAACTGTTCAAGAAATTGCCATTTACATCCATAAGTTTCACAACCTTGACCTTTTTCAACAAGG ATTCTATCAAATCAAGGTTAGCATGAGATGGGAAGACCATGAATATGCTTCTTTGGGAACTCCTGCTAGGGTTGTTCAATATGAAG CTCATGATTTGGATTCGAAGGAAATTGGTGGGGCATGGAAGATAAATGACATAGACAATAGTTTTTTAACACAGCCTTTTCCAATTAAATACGCGAGGCAAGATGTTTGTTTATCAGTCATGGTCTCATTCGTTCTATCTCTTTGTAATAATAAG GTTCCACCCACATCTGCTGTTATTTTGAAATTCGAGCTCATGCAAGCCCCCGTGGCAGAGGATAG GCTTGAGTCTGTAGCATTTCTGGAAGCTTCTTCTGTTGCTGTTCATGAATTTAGAATTCCTCCTAAAGCTCTTCTGGGATTGCATTCTTACTGCCCTATCCATTTTGATGTATTTCATGCTGTGCTAGTCGAAGCAAGTGTTCATGTCAGTATACTTAAATCAGGCTATTACTCGAAGTTATCCAG TGATCCTTACACACTTGAAGATCTTGCTGGTGAAATTATTGATAGGTCCAATCAA CCAGTGGGCCCAGGAGCCTTTGCAAGCATGAATCAGATTATGGATGTTAAATCATTGTTAGTTTCTCGTGATGCTTTACTCGAAGAGCTACAGAGACTTAGCAAATCTATTGACCAAGTAATTGATTTAACTGATTTTGTATCCAAAATGAATAATGTGAAGATGTTCGATTCCATCTTGCGAGCAGACTTGGGTAATGTATATGGTGAACTTGGCGGGCGAGGCAAGCTACATAACAATTTTGAG AAAGCAAATGGCACCCAAGGTGATAGGATACCCTACTTCTTAGCCAAGGAAGCTGTGGTGCAAATATTTCATTTATTGGGTGCTCAGTTGTCATACTTATGGAGCACATTTCTGCAGTTCCACAG GGCAAACAAAACAAAGATACTGGAATTTTTGCGTGATGCATGGGCTAAGGATCGCAGAGCTGAATGGTCAATATGGATGGTGTACTCTAAGGTTGAGATGCCTCATCATTACATAAGTAGTGGAAATCATGATTCTTCCCACCATATTGTTGACAAAAGAGTTTCAAATTTCTGGAAGTTAGCTGATGAT CCTGTCCAGATTGCAGCTACACGAGCTGAGCTTCATCGACGGAGTATTGGCCAAATGAAG ATTAATACTCGGTCAATTCAAGACATGTATATTTTTGGAGATCCTTTGCGAATTCCTATAATCTTTGTGGAGCGCGTCATAAATGCACCACGACGTACCTTTAGTGAAAATTCTTACTTTAGAAATTTGGACATGTTAGATTCACCGGGCTTAGTCAGCGGACCTGGTACTGAAGCATTGAAGAAGTTTCCTCGTGGTATTTCACGAAAAAGAAGACGCGAGTTAAAAATTGTTGTCTTCGTACATGGTTTTCAG GGGCATCATCTGGATTTACGACTTGTTCGAAATCAATGGCTTTTGATAGACCCAAAGATAGAAGTTCTTATGTCACAGGTAAATGAAGAAAAAACATCTGGAGACTTCAGAGAAATGGGACTTAGGCTGGCAGAGGAAGTGATCTCTTTCCTTAGAAGGAAAGTTGAAAAGTTCTCAAAATCTGGTGGTCTAAGAGAAATCAGGATTAGCTTTGTTGGGCATTCTATTGGAAATGTCATTATAAGAGCAGCATTAGCAG AGCGCACCATGGAACCATTCCGAAGATACCTCTACACATATGTTTCTATATCTGGTCCTCAGTTGGGGTATCTTTATAGTTCAAACTCTTTATTCAATTCCGGGATGTGGTTTATGAAGAAATTCAAGGGAACACAATGCATTCATCAGCTTACTTTCACGGATGACCCAATTTTCCAAAAAACTTTTTTCTACAAACTTTGTGAG AAGAAGACATTAGAGAATTTCAGACATATAATACTGATTTCTTCTCCTCAG GTGCCATAG
- the LOC126673897 gene encoding uncharacterized protein LOC126673897 isoform X3, with translation MITSFIILSHDLDSKEIGGAWKINDIDNSFLTQPFPIKYARQDVCLSVMVSFVLSLCNNKVPPTSAVILKFELMQAPVAEDRLESVAFLEASSVAVHEFRIPPKALLGLHSYCPIHFDVFHAVLVEASVHVSILKSGYYSKLSSDPYTLEDLAGEIIDRSNQPVGPGAFASMNQIMDVKSLLVSRDALLEELQRLSKSIDQVIDLTDFVSKMNNVKMFDSILRADLGNVYGELGGRGKLHNNFEKANGTQGDRIPYFLAKEAVVQIFHLLGAQLSYLWSTFLQFHRANKTKILEFLRDAWAKDRRAEWSIWMVYSKVEMPHHYISSGNHDSSHHIVDKRVSNFWKLADDPVQIAATRAELHRRSIGQMKINTRSIQDMYIFGDPLRIPIIFVERVINAPRRTFSENSYFRNLDMLDSPGLVSGPGTEALKKFPRGISRKRRRELKIVVFVHGFQGHHLDLRLVRNQWLLIDPKIEVLMSQVNEEKTSGDFREMGLRLAEEVISFLRRKVEKFSKSGGLREIRISFVGHSIGNVIIRAALAERTMEPFRRYLYTYVSISGPQLGYLYSSNSLFNSGMWFMKKFKGTQCIHQLTFTDDPIFQKTFFYKLCEKKTLENFRHIILISSPQDGYVPYHSSRLELCRSASMDYSKKGRAFLEMLNNCLDQIRAPTSDQRVFMRCDVNFDTSSYGKNFNSFIGRAAHIEFLESDVFVRFIMWSFPELFR, from the exons ATGATCacttcttttatcattttat CTCATGATTTGGATTCGAAGGAAATTGGTGGGGCATGGAAGATAAATGACATAGACAATAGTTTTTTAACACAGCCTTTTCCAATTAAATACGCGAGGCAAGATGTTTGTTTATCAGTCATGGTCTCATTCGTTCTATCTCTTTGTAATAATAAG GTTCCACCCACATCTGCTGTTATTTTGAAATTCGAGCTCATGCAAGCCCCCGTGGCAGAGGATAG GCTTGAGTCTGTAGCATTTCTGGAAGCTTCTTCTGTTGCTGTTCATGAATTTAGAATTCCTCCTAAAGCTCTTCTGGGATTGCATTCTTACTGCCCTATCCATTTTGATGTATTTCATGCTGTGCTAGTCGAAGCAAGTGTTCATGTCAGTATACTTAAATCAGGCTATTACTCGAAGTTATCCAG TGATCCTTACACACTTGAAGATCTTGCTGGTGAAATTATTGATAGGTCCAATCAA CCAGTGGGCCCAGGAGCCTTTGCAAGCATGAATCAGATTATGGATGTTAAATCATTGTTAGTTTCTCGTGATGCTTTACTCGAAGAGCTACAGAGACTTAGCAAATCTATTGACCAAGTAATTGATTTAACTGATTTTGTATCCAAAATGAATAATGTGAAGATGTTCGATTCCATCTTGCGAGCAGACTTGGGTAATGTATATGGTGAACTTGGCGGGCGAGGCAAGCTACATAACAATTTTGAG AAAGCAAATGGCACCCAAGGTGATAGGATACCCTACTTCTTAGCCAAGGAAGCTGTGGTGCAAATATTTCATTTATTGGGTGCTCAGTTGTCATACTTATGGAGCACATTTCTGCAGTTCCACAG GGCAAACAAAACAAAGATACTGGAATTTTTGCGTGATGCATGGGCTAAGGATCGCAGAGCTGAATGGTCAATATGGATGGTGTACTCTAAGGTTGAGATGCCTCATCATTACATAAGTAGTGGAAATCATGATTCTTCCCACCATATTGTTGACAAAAGAGTTTCAAATTTCTGGAAGTTAGCTGATGAT CCTGTCCAGATTGCAGCTACACGAGCTGAGCTTCATCGACGGAGTATTGGCCAAATGAAG ATTAATACTCGGTCAATTCAAGACATGTATATTTTTGGAGATCCTTTGCGAATTCCTATAATCTTTGTGGAGCGCGTCATAAATGCACCACGACGTACCTTTAGTGAAAATTCTTACTTTAGAAATTTGGACATGTTAGATTCACCGGGCTTAGTCAGCGGACCTGGTACTGAAGCATTGAAGAAGTTTCCTCGTGGTATTTCACGAAAAAGAAGACGCGAGTTAAAAATTGTTGTCTTCGTACATGGTTTTCAG GGGCATCATCTGGATTTACGACTTGTTCGAAATCAATGGCTTTTGATAGACCCAAAGATAGAAGTTCTTATGTCACAGGTAAATGAAGAAAAAACATCTGGAGACTTCAGAGAAATGGGACTTAGGCTGGCAGAGGAAGTGATCTCTTTCCTTAGAAGGAAAGTTGAAAAGTTCTCAAAATCTGGTGGTCTAAGAGAAATCAGGATTAGCTTTGTTGGGCATTCTATTGGAAATGTCATTATAAGAGCAGCATTAGCAG AGCGCACCATGGAACCATTCCGAAGATACCTCTACACATATGTTTCTATATCTGGTCCTCAGTTGGGGTATCTTTATAGTTCAAACTCTTTATTCAATTCCGGGATGTGGTTTATGAAGAAATTCAAGGGAACACAATGCATTCATCAGCTTACTTTCACGGATGACCCAATTTTCCAAAAAACTTTTTTCTACAAACTTTGTGAG AAGAAGACATTAGAGAATTTCAGACATATAATACTGATTTCTTCTCCTCAG GATGGTTATGTGCCATATCATTCATCGAGACTTGAATTATGTCGATCTGCTTCCATGGATTACTCGAAAAAAGGCAGAGCATTCCTGGAGATGCTGAACAATTGCTTGGATCAGATACGGGCCCCAACGTCCGATCAACGGGTGTTCATGCGCTGTGATGTTAACTTTGACACCTCTTCCTATGGCAAGAACTTTAATTCATTCATCGGGCGGGCAGCTCATATAGAGTTCCTGGAGTCTGATGTTTTTGTACGGTTCATAATGTGGTCTTTTCCGGAACTATTTCGTTAA
- the LOC126664938 gene encoding xylulose kinase 2, with translation MDNLSLPIGSFFLGFDSSTQSLKATILDSNLNVIKSELIHFDSDLPHYNTKDGVFRDASDNGKIVSPTLMWVEALDIVLQRLSNSGFDFGKVVALSGSGQQHGSVYWKNGSSSILSSLDSSKPLVNQLDNAFSIKESPIWMDSSTTLQCREIEEAVGGALELSKLTGSRAYERFTGPQIRKIFQIQPEAYNDTERISLVSSFMASIFIGAYACIDYTDGSGMNLMDIKHKAWSTTALEATAPGLEEKLGKLAPAYEVAGHIAPYFVERYKFNQNCLVIQWSGDNPNSLAGLTLSIPGDLAISLGTSDTVFGIASDPQPGLEGHVFPNPVDTKGYMVMLCYKNGSLTREDVRNRCAQKSWEVFNKLLDQTPPLNDGKIGFYYKDHEILPPLPVGFHRYVLENFKGETLDGVKEQEVQEFDSASEVRALIEGQFLSMRAHAERFGMPTCPKRIIATGGASTNHSILNSVASIFGCDVYTVQRPDSASLGAALRAAHGWMCNKKGSFVAIASLYKDKLENSALSCKLSINGGSSKLVSKYALLMKKRMEIENRLVEKLGRC, from the exons ATGGATAATCTCTCTCTTCCCATTGGCTCCTTTTTCCTGGGATTCGACAGCTCTACTCA GTCATTGAAGGCAACAATTTTGGATTCCAATCTGAACGTGATCAAATCAGAGCTAATTCACTTCGACTCAGATTTGCCTCATTATAACACTAAAGATGGAGTCTTTAGAGACGCATCAGATAATGGCAAAATTGTTTCACCCACCTTGATGTGGGTGGAAGCTCTTGACATTGTTCTTCAAAGGCTTTCAAATTCAGGATTTGATTTTGGGAAAGTTGTTGCTCTTTCAGGCAGCGGACAGCAACATGGTAGTGTTTATTGGAAGAATGGTAGTTCTTCAATTTTATCATCTTTGGACTCCAGTAAGCCACTGGTGAATCAGCTTGACAATGCCTTCTCGATCAAGGAATCGCCGATTTGGATGGATAGCAGCACCACCCTGCAATGTAGAGAAATTGAAGAGGCTGTTGGTGGAGCTTTGGAATTGTCCAAACTCACCGGGTCTCGCGCGTATGAGAGGTTCACAGGACCGCAAATTAGGAAGATTTTTCAAATACAGCCTGAAGCTTATAATGATACTGAGAGAATTTCTCTTGTTAGTTCATTCATGGCGTCTATTTTTATTGGTGCATATGCTTGTATTGATTATACTGATGGTTCTGGGATGAATTTGATGGATATTAAGCACAAAGCCTGGTCTACAACAGCTTTAGAG GCCACTGCACCAGGCTTGGAGGAGAAACTTGGAAAGCTGGCTCCTGCCTATGAAGTTGCAGGTCATATTGCTCCATATTTTGTAGAGAG GTACAAATTTAACCAGAACTGTTTGGTCATTCAGTGGTCTGGAGACAATCCCAATAGTTTAGCAG GCTTAACCCTCAGCATTCCAGGAGACCTAGCTATTAGCCTGGGCACAAGTGACACT GTTTTCGGTATTGCTAGTGATCCTCAACCTGGATTGGAAGGGCATGTCTTCCCTAATCCTGTGGATACCAAGGGTTACATGGTAATGTTGTGCTACAAAAATGGGTCACTAACTCGTGAAG ATGTCCGTAACCGCTGTGCTCAGAAATCTTGGGAAGTCTTCAACAAGTTGCTCGACCAAACGCCACCTCTTAATG ATGGGAAGATCGGCTTTTACTACAAAGACCATGAAATTCTTCCTCCCCTTCCAG TTGGCTTCCATCGCTATGTACTCGAAAATTTCAAAGGTGAGACTCTGGATGGAGTGAAGGAACAGGAAGTGCAGGAATTTGATTCTGCTTCTGAG GTTCGGGCATTGATTGAAGGGCAGTTCCTGTCCATGCGAGCTCACGCTGAAAGATTTGGCATGCCTACCTGTCCAAAACGAATAATAGCCACTGGTGGAGCATCTACAAATCACAGCATTCTGAATTCAGTTGCATCAATATTTGGCTGTGATGTCTACACCGTTCAAAGACCTG ATTCTGCCTCCCTGGGAGCTGCATTAAGAGCCGCTCATGGTTGGATGTGCAATAAGAAGGGAAGTTTTGTGGCAATAGCATCCTTGTATAAGGACAAATTAGAGAATTCAGCTCTCAGCTGCAAGCTTTCTATTAACGGTGGGAGTTCAAAATTAGTTTCCAAATATGCATTGTTGATGAAGAAGAGAATGGAAATAGAAAATCGACTTGTTGAAAAGCTTGGACGGTGTTGA